In the Pseudoalteromonas undina genome, one interval contains:
- a CDS encoding CoA-acylating methylmalonate-semialdehyde dehydrogenase, whose protein sequence is MHQVPLLINGEFVQSTSNELIDVVNPANQEVLAQVPCATDAEMDAAIASASETFKTWKDVPITERARIMMKYAALLKENHDELATIICHELGKTFEDAKGDVWRGIEVVEQAANAPSLMMGETMENVARKIDTYSYMQPLGVCAGITPFNFPAMIPLWMFPLAIVCGNTFILKPSEQDPLTPMRLAELFIEAGAPKGVLQVVHGTKPQVDRLLEDKAVRAISFVGSCGVGAYIYSKGTQNLKRVQACVGAKNHMVIMPDASKSHVVNNLVGASVGAAGQRCMGISVAVFVGQAKDWVDEIKAGFEGVRPGVWDDADAAYGPQTSPAAKARILSLIADGKAQGATCLIDGSDFSVEGYEQGNWVGPTLFTDVTKDMNLYKEEIFGPVLACMFVDTLEEAIALINESPYGNGTSLFTSSGAVARKFQHEIEVGQVGINVPIPVPLPFFSFTGWKGSFYGDTHTYGKQGIRFYTETKTITSRWFEDDIASGPNMSINLK, encoded by the coding sequence ATGCACCAAGTACCTTTACTAATTAACGGCGAGTTCGTTCAGTCAACGTCAAATGAATTAATTGATGTTGTAAACCCAGCTAATCAAGAAGTGCTCGCGCAAGTGCCATGCGCTACAGACGCAGAGATGGATGCGGCGATTGCATCAGCAAGCGAAACATTTAAAACATGGAAAGATGTGCCTATTACTGAGCGTGCGCGCATTATGATGAAATACGCGGCGCTATTAAAAGAAAACCATGATGAACTAGCCACTATTATTTGTCATGAGCTAGGCAAAACCTTTGAAGATGCAAAAGGTGATGTGTGGCGTGGTATAGAGGTAGTTGAACAAGCTGCTAATGCGCCGTCGTTAATGATGGGTGAAACCATGGAAAACGTAGCGCGCAAAATCGATACGTATTCTTACATGCAACCACTGGGTGTGTGTGCAGGTATTACGCCATTTAACTTTCCGGCAATGATCCCATTGTGGATGTTCCCACTGGCAATTGTGTGTGGTAACACCTTTATTTTAAAACCGTCTGAGCAAGATCCACTTACTCCTATGCGCTTAGCTGAGCTATTTATTGAAGCGGGTGCACCTAAAGGCGTATTACAAGTAGTACACGGTACAAAACCACAAGTAGACCGCTTATTAGAAGACAAAGCTGTTCGTGCTATTTCATTTGTGGGTTCATGTGGTGTAGGTGCCTATATTTACTCTAAAGGCACACAAAACTTAAAACGTGTTCAAGCGTGTGTTGGCGCTAAAAACCACATGGTAATTATGCCTGATGCGAGTAAATCGCATGTTGTTAATAACCTTGTAGGTGCCTCTGTAGGTGCGGCAGGTCAGCGCTGTATGGGTATCTCTGTGGCGGTATTTGTTGGTCAAGCAAAAGACTGGGTTGATGAAATTAAAGCAGGCTTTGAAGGTGTACGCCCAGGTGTTTGGGATGATGCAGACGCGGCTTATGGCCCACAAACATCACCTGCTGCAAAAGCACGTATTTTATCACTGATTGCTGATGGTAAAGCACAAGGCGCTACCTGTTTAATTGATGGCTCTGATTTTAGCGTTGAAGGTTACGAGCAAGGTAACTGGGTAGGTCCTACGTTATTTACTGATGTAACCAAAGATATGAACTTGTACAAAGAAGAGATTTTTGGCCCAGTATTGGCGTGTATGTTTGTTGATACCCTTGAAGAAGCCATTGCACTTATTAACGAAAGCCCTTACGGCAACGGTACTTCATTATTCACCTCAAGTGGTGCGGTTGCACGTAAATTCCAACACGAAATTGAAGTAGGCCAAGTGGGTATTAATGTGCCAATTCCTGTGCCTTTACCATTTTTCTCGTTCACGGGTTGGAAAGGCTCATTCTACGGAGATACTCACACGTATGGTAAACAAGGTATTCGTTTTTACACAGAAACTAAAACCATTACCTCACGTTGGTTTGAAGATGATATCGCTTCAGGCCCAAATATGAGTATTAATCTTAAGTAG
- a CDS encoding thiolase family protein, with amino-acid sequence MSFESVVIVAAKRTPMGGFMGALSDAQSTELGATAIAGALAQTGLSNDAIDEVIMGCVLPAGLGQAPARQAMLKAGLALSTGATTINKVCGSGLKAAMLANDLIKAGSIESAIAGGMESMTNAPYFIPKARGGMRMGHGEIKDHMMSDGLEDAYDNKAMGCFAQDTADEYGIGREQMDTFALGSLSKANAAIDNGWFDNEITPHTIKTRKGDVTVSIDEQPGNARPEKIPSLRAAFKKDGTITAANSSSISDGGAALILMSESKAKAEGLTPLCRIVAHSTHSQKPSEFTVAPVGAMNSVLEKAGWTTADVDLWEINEAFAMVTMLAINELKLDESKVNVNGGACALGHPIGASGARILVTLIHALKNRGLKKGVASLCIGGGEAVAMAVEAL; translated from the coding sequence ATGTCTTTCGAAAGCGTTGTAATTGTAGCAGCAAAACGCACCCCAATGGGTGGATTTATGGGCGCACTAAGTGATGCGCAGTCTACCGAATTAGGTGCTACGGCCATTGCAGGTGCACTTGCTCAAACGGGTTTAAGCAATGATGCAATTGATGAAGTAATTATGGGCTGCGTATTGCCAGCCGGTTTAGGCCAAGCACCTGCGCGTCAAGCAATGCTTAAAGCGGGGCTTGCACTAAGCACCGGCGCTACCACTATTAATAAAGTATGCGGCTCTGGATTAAAAGCAGCGATGTTAGCGAATGACCTTATTAAAGCAGGTTCTATTGAATCAGCAATCGCTGGTGGTATGGAAAGCATGACCAATGCACCTTACTTTATTCCTAAAGCCCGTGGCGGTATGCGTATGGGACATGGCGAAATTAAAGATCACATGATGAGTGATGGCCTAGAAGATGCCTACGACAATAAAGCAATGGGATGCTTTGCTCAAGACACAGCCGATGAATATGGTATTGGTCGTGAGCAAATGGATACGTTTGCACTGGGTTCATTAAGTAAAGCAAACGCAGCCATAGACAATGGGTGGTTTGATAACGAAATTACTCCGCACACTATTAAAACGCGTAAAGGCGATGTCACTGTTTCAATTGATGAGCAACCTGGCAACGCACGCCCTGAAAAAATTCCAAGCTTAAGAGCTGCATTTAAAAAAGACGGCACTATTACTGCCGCTAATTCATCGTCTATTTCAGATGGTGGTGCTGCGCTAATACTAATGAGCGAATCAAAAGCAAAAGCTGAGGGTTTAACACCACTTTGTAGAATTGTTGCTCACAGTACTCACTCTCAAAAACCAAGTGAATTTACCGTAGCTCCAGTGGGCGCAATGAACAGCGTTCTTGAAAAAGCTGGCTGGACAACCGCCGATGTTGATTTATGGGAAATTAATGAAGCGTTTGCCATGGTCACCATGCTGGCTATTAACGAATTAAAGCTTGATGAAAGCAAAGTAAACGTGAATGGTGGAGCGTGTGCACTAGGCCACCCAATTGGTGCTAGTGGCGCACGTATTTTAGTAACACTTATTCATGCGCTTAAAAACCGAGGCCTCAAAAAAGGCGTTGCGTCTTTGTGTATAGGTGGCGGTGAAGCCGTTGCTATGGCAGTCGAAGCACTTTAA
- a CDS encoding MerR family transcriptional regulator has protein sequence MKSDNQTNFANSANEPAKNEQTFSISELAKEFDITTRSIRFYEDQGLISPERNGQTRIYSKRDKVRLKLILRGKRLGFTLAETGRLFELYDADKSSAKQLVTMLDLISEKKADLSQQMDDIKVVLMELVTAERRCRDTLSKIDE, from the coding sequence ATGAAATCAGATAATCAAACAAACTTTGCAAATTCAGCCAACGAGCCGGCTAAAAACGAACAAACTTTTAGCATTAGTGAATTGGCTAAAGAATTTGATATTACCACCCGCTCTATCCGTTTTTACGAAGACCAAGGGTTAATATCACCAGAGCGCAATGGTCAAACACGTATTTACTCAAAGCGCGACAAGGTACGCCTTAAGCTAATACTGCGCGGTAAACGTTTGGGTTTCACATTAGCGGAAACAGGTCGTTTGTTTGAACTGTATGATGCTGATAAATCAAGTGCAAAACAGTTAGTCACTATGCTTGACCTTATCAGTGAGAAAAAAGCCGATCTTTCACAACAGATGGATGACATTAAAGTGGTTCTTATGGAACTGGTCACCGCTGAACGTCGCTGTCGCGACACGCTTAGCAAAATAGATGAATAA
- a CDS encoding isovaleryl-CoA dehydrogenase: MSTISLYKEMNFGLGETADMIRSHVNSFASQEIAPLAEKTDLDNAFPNELWPQMGEMGVLGMTVDEEFGGAGLGYLEHVIAMEEISRASASIGLSYGAHSNLCVNQINRNGSQAQKEKYLPKLISGEHIGALAMSEPNAGSDVVSMKLKAEKKGDKYILNGNKMWITNGPDADTLVIYAKTDLNAGAKGITAFIVEKTFPGFSTAQKLDKLGMRGSNTCELVFENCEVPEENILGNLNEGVKVLMSGLDYERVVLAAGPLGIMQACMDIVVPYIHERKQFDSPIGQFQLIQGKIADMYTQMNAARSYVYTVAKACDRGETTRKDAAGAILYAAELATKMALDAIQILGGNGYINEYATGRLLRDAKLYEIGAGTSEIRRMLIGRELFTESR; encoded by the coding sequence ATGAGCACTATTTCACTATATAAAGAAATGAACTTTGGCCTTGGCGAAACTGCAGATATGATCCGCAGTCACGTAAACAGCTTTGCCAGTCAAGAAATTGCCCCACTAGCTGAAAAAACTGACCTTGATAATGCGTTCCCCAATGAACTTTGGCCGCAAATGGGTGAAATGGGCGTGCTTGGCATGACCGTGGATGAAGAATTTGGTGGTGCTGGCTTAGGTTATTTAGAGCACGTTATTGCCATGGAAGAAATTAGCCGTGCAAGTGCCTCTATTGGTTTAAGTTACGGTGCGCATTCAAACCTGTGTGTTAATCAAATAAACCGTAATGGTTCACAAGCACAAAAAGAAAAATACTTACCTAAACTTATTAGTGGTGAGCACATTGGTGCACTGGCGATGAGTGAGCCTAATGCGGGCTCTGATGTTGTTTCTATGAAACTCAAAGCAGAGAAAAAAGGCGATAAATACATTTTAAACGGTAATAAAATGTGGATCACTAATGGCCCAGACGCTGATACGTTGGTGATTTATGCAAAAACAGATTTAAACGCCGGCGCTAAAGGGATTACTGCCTTTATTGTAGAAAAAACATTCCCTGGTTTTTCAACCGCACAAAAGCTCGACAAGCTCGGCATGCGTGGTTCAAATACCTGTGAATTGGTATTTGAAAACTGTGAAGTACCCGAAGAAAATATTTTAGGTAACTTAAACGAAGGCGTTAAGGTACTTATGAGTGGCCTTGATTATGAGCGTGTTGTTTTAGCGGCTGGCCCACTTGGCATAATGCAAGCGTGTATGGATATTGTTGTGCCTTACATCCATGAGCGTAAGCAATTTGACAGCCCTATTGGTCAATTTCAGTTAATACAAGGCAAAATTGCTGATATGTATACACAAATGAACGCAGCTCGCTCATATGTGTACACAGTAGCAAAAGCATGTGATCGCGGCGAAACCACCCGTAAAGACGCTGCTGGCGCAATTTTATATGCTGCAGAGCTTGCAACTAAAATGGCATTAGACGCAATTCAAATTTTAGGCGGTAATGGTTATATAAATGAATACGCAACAGGTCGCTTGCTGCGTGATGCAAAATTATATGAAATTGGTGCAGGCACCTCAGAAATACGCCGTATGTTAATTGGTCGCGAATTATTCACTGAAAGCCGCTAA
- a CDS encoding carboxyl transferase domain-containing protein translates to MTILKSSVNPHDPNFVQNHNNMSALVDDLRSKAATIRLGGGAALKERHEGRGKLFVRDRITTLLDEGSPFLEISQFAAFGVYEQDIPCAGVVAGIGRVKGVECMVIANDATVKGGTYFPLTVKKHLRAQDIAERCHLPCIYLVDSGGANLPEQDDVFPDKLHFGRIFYNQARMSGKGIPQIAVVMGLCTAGGAYVPAMADESIIVKEQGTIFLAGPPLVKAATGEVVTAEELGGADVHCKTSGVADHYAENDAHALSIARQCIERINYSRPTSPLLEEVKAPRYDINELYGIVGTDLKKPFDVREVIARTVDDSSFDEFKRYFGETLVTGFASIYGHPVGIVANNGILFSESAQKGAHFIQLCAQRNIPLVFLQNITGFMVGKKYESEGIAKHGAKMVMAVSCADVPKFTILIGGSYGAGNYGMCGRAFEPTMMWMWPNARISVMGGEQAAGVMAQVKQDGLARKGESMSEQQISDFKKPIIDQYEQQGHPYYASARLWDDGIIDPADTRNVLGLALSAAKNAPERESKFGVFRM, encoded by the coding sequence ATGACGATTTTAAAATCGAGCGTTAATCCGCATGATCCAAATTTTGTGCAAAATCACAACAACATGTCGGCGCTAGTGGATGATTTACGCAGTAAAGCAGCAACAATACGTTTAGGCGGCGGCGCTGCGCTAAAAGAGCGGCATGAAGGCCGCGGTAAATTGTTTGTCCGTGACCGTATTACCACTTTGCTAGATGAAGGCTCGCCATTTTTAGAAATATCGCAATTTGCTGCCTTTGGCGTTTATGAACAAGATATTCCTTGTGCCGGTGTGGTTGCAGGTATTGGTCGCGTTAAAGGCGTTGAATGTATGGTGATTGCTAATGATGCGACAGTAAAAGGCGGCACCTATTTCCCGCTGACTGTTAAAAAGCATTTACGCGCTCAAGACATCGCCGAACGTTGTCATTTACCGTGTATTTATTTAGTTGACTCAGGTGGCGCAAACTTACCTGAGCAAGACGACGTATTCCCTGACAAACTGCATTTTGGTCGTATTTTTTATAATCAAGCGCGTATGTCGGGTAAAGGCATTCCACAAATTGCTGTGGTTATGGGGTTATGTACTGCAGGTGGTGCGTATGTTCCTGCTATGGCCGATGAAAGTATTATTGTAAAAGAGCAAGGCACTATCTTTTTAGCTGGTCCGCCGCTGGTAAAAGCTGCCACCGGTGAAGTAGTTACTGCAGAAGAGCTTGGTGGCGCCGATGTACACTGTAAAACATCAGGTGTGGCCGATCATTACGCAGAAAACGATGCTCATGCCTTATCGATTGCTCGCCAGTGTATTGAACGAATTAACTATTCGCGCCCTACCTCACCATTACTCGAAGAAGTAAAAGCCCCTCGTTATGATATTAACGAACTTTACGGCATTGTCGGTACTGATCTTAAAAAGCCATTTGATGTCCGTGAGGTCATTGCACGTACTGTTGATGACTCATCGTTTGATGAATTTAAACGCTACTTTGGTGAAACACTGGTAACAGGTTTTGCCAGCATTTATGGTCATCCCGTAGGCATAGTGGCCAACAACGGTATTTTATTTAGTGAGTCAGCGCAAAAAGGCGCACACTTTATTCAATTATGCGCTCAGCGCAACATTCCACTGGTATTTTTACAAAACATCACTGGCTTTATGGTCGGTAAAAAATACGAGTCTGAAGGCATTGCTAAACACGGCGCTAAAATGGTAATGGCGGTATCGTGTGCCGATGTACCCAAATTTACTATTTTAATCGGTGGCTCATACGGTGCAGGTAACTATGGTATGTGTGGCCGCGCGTTTGAACCGACCATGATGTGGATGTGGCCAAATGCCCGTATTTCGGTTATGGGTGGTGAACAAGCCGCTGGTGTGATGGCGCAAGTAAAACAAGATGGTTTAGCCCGCAAAGGCGAAAGCATGAGCGAGCAACAAATTAGCGATTTTAAAAAGCCAATCATCGATCAATACGAACAGCAAGGTCACCCATATTATGCCAGTGCCCGTTTATGGGATGATGGCATTATTGACCCTGCTGATACACGCAATGTTCTTGGGCTTGCACTTAGCGCAGCTAAAAATGCTCCTGAGCGTGAATCAAAATTTGGCGTATTTAGAATGTAA